GAATAGCCTATTAAGGTAAGGTCATTATGACAATTGCATCTTGGTTCTGTTGCGTAGTAACATCCAGGAAATGTGCTGCCAGGGAGGATTTTAATAACAAAAATGAGATGATTCACCACTCCCAAGGCGTATTTGTTATGACCTAGTAACAAATGTCCTAAATTCTAGAAAATGCCTCATTTATGTTGAGAAAATACATTCTTGAGGACTTCGGATTAATTATTTAGTAGAGTATCTTATATAATCATCTGAGATACTCCATAAAGTAGATGTTTATTGCATAATTGTAGTAATTTTGTAAATCCGTCAATTACAAGGTGAATTTTCAACAGACGAAACAGAATGACATGAAAGAAACATAGTTTTCCAATGCAACGTATGTTAAGACAGCAGACCATGTTAGAcaacaaaatataaactaaaagCCTGCAAGCTGAAGAGCACTGACCTGTACTGGATTCAGCAGCATGTTCAATCTCCTTCGAAGAGAAGGGCCATATTGAGCTCCACTTTTGGCATTAATAAAAACAAGAAGTGGTCTTGCATCTTGCTGTAAATCTACCagtttatatttctttttgtccCCAGTCCCAGTGGCACAACCATTTTTCTGTTTAAGAGCACTTTCAGTCAACTTCAGATTTGCCAACCCACTATCATTCTTTGGAGAGGGTACAATGTTCTTCTGGTTCAAATTCTGCAGTGCAACAAATCCTCTAAGCATAGAATCAAGAGTTGAGCCGTTGCCAGAAGTCGGCGGCGATTTACTGCTGGCAATTCCGTAAAAAGAAGAATGACTTTTATTCCGGTTTTGTCGCCTTCTTATCCGGCCTCTAACTGATGAAGCAATTAACCCTTCCTTTATAGAGGTCAGCATTCCGCCATTTGCCAGTCCGTCATCAACTTCTTTCACAGAGAGCGGTGAAAGAATAAGCCTGCGTAGAGGACCCAGATCACAAATATTACCTGCCTCCTTCAATAGTTTGGCATGACAATCGACATGAATCAGACGCTGGCACCATAGGCAACGCCATATAGGAGAAGCACTGAGAAAAGGTATACCACATGGTTCATCACAGTAATAGCAAAAGGAAGACGTCTCAAGGTTCCCATCCAGGTCAACCCATCTTTCCGACCAATGATGAACCAAGTGCGGAGAACCAGTTTGTGCTACACATTTGCAGTCCTTCGTTGCATTCGGAGAACAACGAAAATGAGCTGCAACACCACATACAGCGCAATAATGAAGAGGTACACTGTCCGCACCATTTACACCAGGCGTTTGTGGAGAGACTAGTGATGATAGGCAAACACAACATGTGGAAGCCTGACCGCTACGAAAATAATCCTCTTTCCATGTGTGATGCGAAGTGGGGCACTTTAACTTCTTCCatactttcttcttttctctagCAGCAACCTTAACCCAGTTAAGGGACGCCTGCTTTTGCAATTTAAGAAAAGTATAAAGAAGCGCAAACAACCCAAACGATCCCGCAGTTAGAAgacatccaaaaattttaaggcCAGAAGAATCAAGCCCGTTTACAAGCTTGACGAGTATAGAACCCAAATCCATAGCAACTAGCGGAAGTTAATCATCAACGGTGTATGCTGCTATTTGGAGAACTCAACACTGCCAAGTCATTTGAGAAACCTGGGACCAGAAACGAACAGATGTAGGAGCATATTAacattaaccaaaaaaaaatgcagatGATGATGAAATAACGATAATGATCTAATTCCAAAAACACTAAAATCAACAGATACAGCAAGAAGCTATatgactttttttataaaaaaagggcATTCTACTGTGTACCATGGAATACCAAATAATGGCCAACAATCAGAGGAATTAAATAGCAAACTACACTATATAGAAGTCAACAGAGGCGTCAATTTGCCCTGGGTTGAAAATTGATTGCTGATTTGTTCTTATTTACAACATCAGAAATATTGGGAGATAAAACATGTACATGGAGTTACCAATGATCAGCTATGCTGAAAAGAGGAAACAACCGCTAAATTCTTCTCTTATTAAGTGAGAAAATTTCACACGTTAAACGAACTCAATGGTCACCGACGGAATAACAATTTCTAAGTAATTCAATGGAAAAAGGAACACATCCGATAAATGCCTAATCCATGCTAGCAAAACTAGATCAACAGATCATAAGAGAATCAAAATAAACACATCAGAACGCATTCTCCGTCCAGAGAAATCCAAATTCTCCCAGAATCCAAACGAATCAAGCAACAGAAACCTTAAAGAACCGGAAAAATCCCAAACAATACCTAACCGCGTACAACTTCGATGAAAACAAAAACACATCGACATATCCAATCAAATCCAGCTGAGATCACCCACAGATCTCGCGATCGCGATCACAAAAtaatccacaaaaaaaaaaaagcgtcaAGAGGCTCCACATTAcacaaaattagaattaaaaagaGAAGATACGCACCTTCGCGATCGGATCAAGGGAGATAACGGAGCATTGAAGACCTAAATCCCCCTAATATTCCCCGATCTCTCTCGATCTTTCTCGATCTCTCTCGAAGAGGGAGGGTGGGGAAGGGGAGGAAACCCTAGCGCGTCGCCTTCGTCGTCCACGCCGAGTCGTCGTCGGCGAGGGATTCGCTTTTTAAAGGGGGAGGGGACACGGCGGGGTTTTAAAGGAGGGGAAGCCCCGTAGATTTGGTATCCCGCCGTGAGCGACGCTTCGTTTCGTGGGTTTGCGGAGCCCACCACCTCCGACCGACCTTTTCGGGAAACTATTTGCTACACCCGTTCTACGCCCTATTTCGTAAACCGGACGAGTCAGAGAGCGACACGGAACTCTCTGGAGTTTTTTTCATTTCGATTGGGTGGGTCTAGGAAAGAGGAGTCCATAGAATAGGttctttgaatttcttttcGAAGTGTCTTGTTGTTGTGGTGCACCGGATTCTGTAGCGGGCCTTGGACCCGTTTATGAAGACAGGAAAAGATTCGGAAAAGGAATCGGGGAAACCAATGAGGAAAGGGACTCGGATGTTGCTATGAAGGGTAAAAGTGGAATTTGATAATTTACTCCTATACTtaacctaataaaaaaaaaattgcataaaaaattggccaatttgcataaaaaattcacttattttgggcttttgcaaaatcgggccatctttttggcttttgtagattcggtccgctttttcaacaaactgaccaaaatacccttatacctttttctctttcctctttctctctcctctttttttctctcgttcttttttctttttcttcccagagagcggcgaagacggagcggaggtgcccttatacctttttcttttctcttttttctctcgtttttttttttctctcttcccagagagcggcgaagacagagcggtgtcgccgccggcgcccccaccttcctcgcctccgatgcccctaaggccgggctgtgactttttttttttttgcatttttcttttcttttcttctttgacTCTCCTCCACAGTTTCCGACGACGGtgcctctctcgctcttccctgccctttccgtctctccttctccttccttctctgctgcctccgacgacgatgcatcttcgccgacaccgacgccgacaccgtggagatcactgcggcgctgcagcctcggagtggggggtctttagcggcgtcgtcaccgacaCCGTGGCTATTgacagagagggtgacaaaaaaaaaacaaaaaaataaagataaaaaattatataaaaaaaaggatgaagatgaaattgtatcgttcactacaaaaaaattacaagttgcactacttaaggcgtaaactgcagctttaaaataaaaattgcacttttaaaatgaaaattacactctttgaaagatatttacactgtttctcttcttattgcactctttcagatataaactgcacccactaagataaaaattacactctttaaatgaaagttgcactgtttctcctcttgttgcaccgtttttcctcttgttgcatcatttctcctcttgttgtactgtttctcctcttgttgcactgtttctcctctttaaagagaagaaacagtgcaacaagaggagaagcagtataaatatctgttaaagatgtgtagtttaaaataaaaaatagcgcaataagaggagaaatggtgcaacaagaaaaaaaactgcacctatttatcttaaactgcactcatttaagagatatatataccgcttctcctcttgttgcactgttttttctcttgttgcactgtttctcctctttaaagaggagagaaacagtgcaacaagaggaaaaacagtgcaacaagaggagaagcggtatatatatctcttaaatgagtgcagtttaaaataaaaaacagtgtaacaagagaaaaaatggtgcaacaagaaaaaaaactgtacccatttatcttaaactgcacccatttaagagatatttatactgcttatcctcttgttgcactgtttctcctcttgttgcactgtttctcctctttaaagaagagaaacagtgcaacaagaggagaaacagtgcaacaaaagTAAAGCAACTATAAATATCTTTAACAGAtgttagttataaataaaaaacaggtaacaagagaaaaaatggtgcaacaataCAAAAAACTGCACCCAATTTATCTTAAACTggcacccatttaagagatatttatactaactattctctcttgttgcactgtttctcctctgtGCACTGTTTCTCAACTCTTTACCACAAGAGGCCAAAACAGTGCAAACAAGAGGAAAACAGTGCAAACAAGAGGAAATGTAGTAATATATATCTGTAAAGATGTGCAGTTTATAATAAAAACAGTCACCCCTTTTCGCCGCGGCCTCTGCGCTGCGGCGAGGGATCGGCTGGGTGCGCGGCGACGCGCGTCTGCGAACGTCGTCAGGGAGAAGCATAAGCCGCTGTCGGGCGCTTCTGCGCGACGGCAGAGGAGGTCAGCGCCGACGGAGAAAAAGCACGCGCGGCGCTGGTGCCGCAGGCCGCGTTACCTTCCACCCTCGCCCCTCCTGCGCCCTTCGCTTGGTCTCCTCCCCTCTTCTCTTCGCCGTTGCCGTTCTTCTCCGCATCCAGCCCGGACCCGTTCCCGCGTGCCGTCGCTGCGCGCGGCGATGGATAGGCTGGGtccggggcggcggaggagcagGAGGAGGGGTCGCGAGCGtggaatgagggtgagaggagCCGGTTGAAAAAGGATGGTAGTGAGGGAAAGGCCGCTCGGGAGATGGTTAAAGGAAGAAGCGACGGTCCGCCTTTTTTTTTCAGgacgagaaaaaaataaaaaaaaaaaacgacagtaacgaagaggagagagaaagaggaaagagaaaaaataataaaggtattttggtcagtttgctgaaaaagcggaccgaatatacaaaaacgaaaaaggtgacccgattttgcaaaagcccaaaataagtggattttttatgcaaaaaggcctaaaaAATTTgctaactttaaaatattacaagaatagaccattttttatttttacatattcagttcgaaatttttttaaatgatcaaaatattcttattttctctctctttgcttgctttctttttccttttgtttttttatcacTCCACCACTTTCACATGGTCGCCATGCTCCTCTCCTAGCTCATGCATAAGTGAAAGGGCGATGACAAAGCTTGACCACTCGTTATTGTGGTTGTGGCCGTGGCCGAGGCGACATGCTTTAGAAGTATTCTCAACCAACAATCGTTGCCCTCCTCAACCAGCAATCGTTGCCCTCCTCTTTTGCCACCTTtgcctctattttttttctgacGAAGCACCAAGCGGACAAAACAACGAGCGGGTCAATTATACTATGTTATTCTCGCTCTTGAGGTGTTTATGACGCGAATGcgactgatttttttttttttttgagagagaaagaaaggtagcacgctatctgtttcattcattaggtaaataaatttagttacatAGGGTAAGACAGCTAGGGCCTCAAAAGGCAACGgaataaagaaaaaggaacttaaaaaaaaaaaaagcgttgAAAAGAGCATAGAGTCTACCAAATATGCGACTGAGGAGTTGGTGTAGAAACGACGGGCGTAAAATAAATTTCGCAAATTATTGCCGCTCATGAGGTATTTTATGATACGAACATGACTGAGAAGTTAGTGTGGAAGCGACAGAAGTAAGATAAGAGTTTAAGACTGCGGCCAGCTTAGAGACATGGCCAAAGAGGAATAGAGGATGAGGCGGTGGTGGAAAGAAAAAATGGGTGTTTAAGGTCAAATTTCTAGAACCTTTATTCAAAcctgaaaaaaaatgaaaaaaaaaaaattggcccaccacataaatttttaatctacTCAACCAACtaggcaacaaaaaaaaataaaaaataaaaaaaaatcgaatgtTAAAATGTTTTtactataataaatttttaatagcataaaacttagtttggtattgaagtggatctaacactattagataaaataaagttgagaaaaagcatatagtgatatgcttctgcgttct
The nucleotide sequence above comes from Ananas comosus cultivar F153 linkage group 17, ASM154086v1, whole genome shotgun sequence. Encoded proteins:
- the LOC109723290 gene encoding diacylglycerol kinase 2, producing the protein MDLGSILVKLVNGLDSSGLKIFGCLLTAGSFGLFALLYTFLKLQKQASLNWVKVAAREKKKVWKKLKCPTSHHTWKEDYFRSGQASTCCVCLSSLVSPQTPGVNGADSVPLHYCAVCGVAAHFRCSPNATKDCKCVAQTGSPHLVHHWSERWVDLDGNLETSSFCYYCDEPCGIPFLSASPIWRCLWCQRLIHVDCHAKLLKEAGNICDLGPLRRLILSPLSVKEVDDGLANGGMLTSIKEGLIASSVRGRIRRRQNRNKSHSSFYGIASSKSPPTSGNGSTLDSMLRGFVALQNLNQKNIVPSPKNDSGLANLKLTESALKQKNGCATGTGDKKKYKLVDLQQDARPLLVFINAKSGAQYGPSLRRRLNMLLNPVQVFELSASEGPEVGLELFRNVQYFRVLVCGGDGTVSWVLDAIEKQNFESPPPVAILPLGTGNDLSHVLQWGGGLSSVEGKGGLHALLDDIDSAAVTMLDRWSVAIKESGAEKGQTTTQVKFMTNYLGVGCDAKVAYDFHMTREERPDKFFSQFVNKLLYAKEGVKDIVDRTCADLPWQVSLEVDGKSIEIPENAEGVLVLNIGSYMGGVDLWQNDYDHDDDFDLQSMHDKTLEVVCISGTWHLGKLQVGLSQAQRLAQGKVVRLHIHSPFPVQIDGEPWIQQPGCLEITHHGQMFMLRRASDEPTGHAAAIMSDVLVNAECNGLINASQKRLLLQQIALRLSA